A stretch of the Pirellulales bacterium genome encodes the following:
- the nirB gene encoding nitrite reductase large subunit NirB, producing the protein MIHRANKQKTIVVIGNGMVGHRFCEKLVEFDTTREHRIVTFCEEPRAAYDRVGLTSFFAHRDPEKLMLARREWYREQGIELHVGDRAAKIDRKKKIVRSDRGIDVRYDKIILATGSYPFVPPAPGIQNRGVFVYRTIEDLQQIIAYARNARRAAVIGGGLLGLEAAKATFDLGLETHVIEFAPRLMPRQIDDAGSKILVQKIEDLGVKVHLNKGTKEVLGKGEVTGIVFNDGQTLDVEMIVVSAGIRPRDELAKQCGLTLGERGGVLVNERLETSDPDILAIGEVALCGGMTYGLVAPGYTMAEIAAANLTGDDRTFAGADMSTKLKLMGIDVASFGDYEAKPEQAQPLCFDDPFSGVYKKLLFTRDGKRLLGGILVGDASDYSQLLMLSKSANDLPCAPGELIIGSKGPAATPAMSAETQVCSCNNVTHGAICAAIKDQGLTTLEEVKRCTRAGAGCGGCAPLVATILNSQLQAAGKQVSNHLCEHFAYSRQELFQIIKIKSLRTFDELLASHGAGQGCEICKPAVASILASLWNDNILDRPHQTLQDTNDRFLANMQRGGLYSVVPRVPGGEITPNQLIALGEIAKKYGLYTKITGGQRVDLFGAQVQQLPDIWEEVIAAGMESGHAYGKALRTVKSCVGSTWCRYGVQDSVGLAIRVEQRYRGIRAPHKIKGAVSGCVRECAEAQSKDFGLIATENGYNLYVCGNGGAKPRHGDLLATDLDEGTALKYLDRFLMYYIETADRLTRTSVWLEGLEGGIEHLRDVIVRDKLGICDELERRAQHLVDTYQCEWTAVVNDPERRKQFAQFVNSDETETGIEIITEREQHRPADWPKEGALVQLQPLLEKHAPRSNGKPRPREDATPRWIPLGRVADFPQEGGAAVKYGRVQIAIFHFASRNQWYASQNMCPHKRAFVLSRGIIGSQGETPKVACPLHKKTFSLATGECLTGEDYSVKVFPVKVVADEVLVLLPPEDQLNALLATDLHCVTSFQTEVVSAAVALAPAEELVAT; encoded by the coding sequence ATGATCCATCGAGCCAACAAACAGAAGACCATTGTTGTGATCGGCAACGGCATGGTCGGCCATCGCTTCTGCGAGAAGCTGGTCGAGTTCGACACCACGCGGGAACACCGGATTGTGACCTTCTGCGAAGAGCCACGAGCCGCGTACGACCGCGTGGGACTCACGTCGTTCTTCGCGCACCGCGATCCCGAAAAGCTGATGCTGGCGCGGCGCGAATGGTATCGCGAACAGGGGATTGAGCTACATGTTGGCGACCGAGCCGCCAAGATTGATCGTAAGAAGAAGATTGTGCGATCGGATCGCGGGATCGATGTGCGCTACGACAAGATCATATTGGCCACCGGTTCGTATCCGTTTGTGCCGCCGGCGCCGGGAATCCAAAACCGCGGCGTGTTCGTCTATCGCACTATCGAAGACTTGCAGCAGATCATCGCGTACGCCCGTAATGCCCGGCGCGCCGCGGTGATTGGCGGGGGGCTCTTGGGGCTGGAGGCCGCGAAGGCGACCTTTGACCTGGGACTAGAAACGCATGTCATTGAGTTCGCGCCGCGGCTGATGCCGCGCCAGATCGACGACGCGGGTTCGAAGATCTTGGTGCAAAAGATTGAAGACCTGGGGGTGAAGGTGCATCTCAACAAGGGAACCAAGGAGGTGCTCGGCAAAGGGGAGGTCACCGGCATCGTGTTCAACGACGGCCAAACGCTGGATGTGGAGATGATTGTTGTCTCGGCGGGGATCCGGCCGCGCGACGAACTGGCCAAGCAATGCGGGCTGACACTGGGTGAGCGCGGCGGCGTGCTGGTCAACGAGCGGCTAGAAACTTCGGACCCCGACATCCTGGCCATTGGCGAGGTGGCCTTGTGCGGCGGCATGACGTATGGGCTGGTGGCGCCGGGCTACACCATGGCGGAAATCGCCGCCGCGAATTTGACGGGTGACGACCGCACTTTTGCCGGGGCCGATATGTCGACCAAGTTGAAGTTGATGGGCATCGACGTGGCCAGCTTCGGCGATTACGAGGCCAAGCCGGAGCAGGCCCAACCGTTGTGCTTTGACGATCCCTTCAGCGGCGTTTACAAGAAGCTGCTGTTCACACGCGACGGCAAACGGCTTTTGGGGGGCATACTGGTCGGCGACGCGTCGGACTACTCGCAATTGTTGATGCTATCCAAGAGCGCGAACGATCTGCCGTGCGCGCCGGGTGAGTTGATCATCGGCAGCAAGGGACCGGCCGCCACGCCGGCGATGTCGGCAGAGACGCAGGTGTGCTCTTGCAACAACGTCACACACGGCGCGATTTGCGCCGCGATCAAGGACCAGGGACTGACCACGCTGGAAGAGGTGAAACGCTGCACGCGCGCCGGAGCGGGTTGCGGTGGCTGCGCCCCGTTGGTCGCCACGATCCTCAACTCCCAATTGCAGGCCGCGGGCAAGCAAGTCAGCAACCACCTGTGCGAGCACTTCGCCTACTCGAGGCAGGAGCTGTTTCAGATCATCAAGATCAAGTCGCTCCGCACGTTTGATGAACTGCTCGCCAGTCATGGCGCCGGTCAGGGCTGCGAGATCTGCAAGCCGGCCGTGGCGTCGATTCTGGCCAGCTTGTGGAACGACAACATACTCGATCGGCCCCATCAGACATTGCAGGACACGAACGACCGGTTTTTGGCCAACATGCAACGTGGCGGATTGTACTCGGTGGTGCCGCGCGTGCCGGGAGGTGAAATCACGCCGAATCAGCTCATCGCGCTGGGCGAGATCGCCAAGAAATACGGCCTGTACACCAAGATCACAGGCGGACAGCGGGTCGACCTGTTTGGCGCGCAGGTGCAGCAACTGCCGGACATTTGGGAAGAGGTGATCGCCGCCGGGATGGAGAGCGGGCACGCCTACGGCAAGGCGCTGCGCACTGTGAAGAGTTGCGTGGGCTCGACGTGGTGCCGTTACGGAGTGCAGGACTCGGTGGGACTGGCGATTCGCGTTGAACAGCGCTATCGCGGCATCCGCGCGCCGCACAAGATCAAGGGGGCCGTAAGCGGCTGCGTTCGTGAGTGCGCCGAGGCGCAATCGAAGGACTTTGGACTGATTGCTACAGAGAACGGCTACAACCTGTATGTCTGCGGCAATGGGGGCGCCAAACCGCGACACGGGGATCTATTGGCCACCGATCTCGATGAGGGGACGGCGCTCAAATATCTCGACCGCTTCTTGATGTACTACATCGAAACCGCCGACCGCCTGACGCGCACTAGCGTGTGGCTGGAGGGCCTGGAAGGGGGTATCGAGCATTTGCGCGATGTCATCGTGCGCGACAAGCTTGGCATCTGCGACGAATTGGAGCGGCGAGCGCAACACCTGGTCGACACCTATCAATGCGAGTGGACGGCCGTGGTCAACGACCCCGAGCGCCGCAAGCAGTTTGCTCAATTCGTCAATAGTGACGAGACGGAAACAGGGATCGAAATCATCACCGAGCGCGAGCAACACCGGCCAGCCGACTGGCCCAAGGAGGGAGCGCTGGTGCAACTGCAACCGCTACTGGAGAAGCACGCGCCGCGCAGCAACGGCAAGCCACGCCCGCGAGAAGACGCGACGCCGCGATGGATTCCGCTTGGTCGCGTAGCTGATTTTCCTCAGGAAGGAGGAGCAGCGGTAAAGTATGGCCGGGTGCAGATCGCCATTTTTCACTTTGCCAGCCGCAACCAGTGGTATGCGAGCCAGAATATGTGTCCGCACAAGCGGGCCTTTGTGCTGTCGCGGGGGATCATCGGCAGCCAGGGGGAAACGCCGAAAGTGGCGTGCCCGCTGCATAAGAAGACCTTTTCGCTGGCAACGGGGGAATGCCTGACGGGCGAGGATTACTCCGTGAAAGTATTTCCGGTAAAGGTGGTGGCGGACGAGGTGCTGGTGCTATTGCCGCCAGAAGATCAGCTCAATGCGCTACTGGCGACCGACTTGCATTGCGTGACCTCGTTCCAAACTGAAGTCGTCAGCGCTGCGGTCGCGCTCGCACCGGCTGAGGAATTGGTGGCGACGTAG
- a CDS encoding class I SAM-dependent methyltransferase: MSLTTMLPQAAPKKPQALANRVDSLPQPTPRAPPIKLVELCYTLVHAAEAVGIVDLADGEFLPGEQTLETGIERQLNYLLDEVGCCRPGFRLLEIGCGYGHLLKLAAERGARAVGVNISPEQVHYCRDCRLKAYCCNYRDLLEADARHGQFDGVIANGSLEHWVQPEDVQAGRMDSIYHESFEIVNRLLDPSAPAARYVTTAIHVKREVRPEYLLTPWRQLPRGSDRRHFSLLHHWMGGYYPVDGQLATCAQPYFSLIAEVDGTSGYKAANDIRMRRMLRGLYTNPKLVWRIGRALARYPRVTRTMIQSYFVERSWDWQFQGDDPPMKLLRHTWQRNGLQAA, encoded by the coding sequence ATGTCGCTTACCACTATGCTACCCCAGGCGGCGCCGAAGAAGCCGCAAGCGCTCGCCAATCGAGTCGACTCGCTGCCACAGCCGACGCCGCGTGCGCCACCGATCAAACTGGTGGAACTGTGCTACACGCTGGTGCATGCCGCCGAGGCGGTTGGCATTGTGGACTTGGCAGACGGCGAGTTTCTCCCCGGCGAGCAAACGCTGGAGACGGGCATCGAGCGTCAGCTCAACTATCTGCTCGACGAGGTCGGCTGTTGTCGGCCGGGCTTTCGCCTGTTGGAAATTGGCTGCGGTTACGGCCATCTGCTGAAACTGGCGGCGGAACGCGGCGCGCGGGCCGTGGGGGTGAACATTTCGCCAGAGCAGGTGCACTACTGCCGCGACTGCCGGCTGAAAGCGTATTGCTGCAACTACCGCGACCTGCTGGAAGCCGATGCCCGGCACGGTCAGTTCGATGGGGTGATCGCCAATGGCTCGCTGGAACATTGGGTGCAGCCCGAGGATGTGCAGGCGGGGCGGATGGATTCGATTTACCACGAATCGTTTGAAATCGTGAACAGGCTGCTCGATCCCAGCGCCCCGGCCGCGCGGTATGTGACGACGGCGATTCACGTGAAGCGCGAAGTGCGGCCGGAGTATTTGTTGACGCCGTGGCGCCAGCTTCCGCGCGGAAGTGATCGCCGCCATTTCAGTCTCCTGCACCATTGGATGGGGGGCTACTACCCAGTTGACGGGCAACTGGCGACGTGCGCACAGCCCTATTTTTCGTTGATTGCGGAAGTCGACGGCACCTCCGGATACAAAGCGGCCAATGACATCCGCATGAGGCGAATGCTGCGCGGTCTGTACACCAATCCCAAGTTGGTGTGGCGGATTGGGCGAGCGCTGGCGCGTTATCCGCGGGTGACGCGAACGATGATTCAGAGCTACTTCGTCGAGCGTAGTTGGGATTGGCAGTTTCAGGGCGACGATCCGCCCATGAAATTGTTGCGGCACACCTGGCAACGCAATGGGCTACAGGCTGCGTAA
- a CDS encoding DUF488 domain-containing protein, whose protein sequence is MPTTIQLKRAYEEPSRKDGLRILVERLWPRGLSKEKAQLSSWCKQIAPSPELRKWFGHDFQRWAGFQTRYKRELRDNTEAVAELRRMIRGRVVTFIYAARDEQHNGALVLKQFLEAK, encoded by the coding sequence ATGCCGACCACAATCCAGCTCAAGCGCGCCTATGAAGAGCCATCGCGAAAGGACGGCCTGCGCATCCTGGTCGAGCGACTCTGGCCGCGCGGCCTCAGCAAAGAGAAGGCGCAATTGTCGTCGTGGTGCAAACAGATCGCCCCCAGCCCAGAGCTGCGCAAATGGTTCGGGCACGACTTCCAGCGCTGGGCGGGATTTCAAACACGCTACAAGCGAGAACTGCGCGACAACACCGAGGCTGTCGCCGAACTGCGGCGCATGATCCGCGGTCGCGTGGTCACTTTCATCTATGCCGCTCGCGACGAGCAGCACAACGGCGCGCTGGTGCTAAAACAGTTCTTGGAAGCCAAGTAG
- a CDS encoding YciI family protein, whose translation MRFIVFVKANQDSEAGVMPSEQLLTEMGKFNEELVNAGVMLAGEGLHPSSKGVRVQFSGTSRTVIDGPFAETKELVAGFWIWETKSLAEAIEWAKRCPNPTGEESVLEIRQVYTAEDFGAEFTPELQEQESRLRDLIESQLKK comes from the coding sequence ATGCGATTCATCGTGTTTGTCAAAGCAAACCAAGACAGCGAAGCCGGCGTGATGCCGAGCGAGCAGTTGCTGACCGAGATGGGCAAATTCAACGAAGAACTAGTGAACGCCGGGGTGATGCTGGCGGGGGAGGGGCTACATCCCAGCTCCAAGGGGGTACGGGTCCAATTTTCGGGCACATCGCGCACGGTGATCGATGGCCCCTTCGCGGAGACCAAGGAGCTAGTAGCCGGCTTCTGGATCTGGGAGACCAAGTCGCTGGCCGAAGCGATTGAGTGGGCGAAGCGCTGCCCAAACCCCACGGGGGAGGAGTCGGTGCTGGAGATCCGGCAGGTGTATACGGCAGAGGATTTTGGCGCTGAATTCACGCCGGAATTGCAAGAACAGGAATCGCGGCTGCGGGATCTGATCGAGTCACAATTGAAGAAATAG
- a CDS encoding MoaD/ThiS family protein, translating to MIRVVLPYHLRLIAEAQGELRLEVDDPPTLRSVLDALESKYPKLRGTIRDHGTLRRRPFVRFFACERDLSHDAPELPLPEPIASGSEPLLIVGAMAGG from the coding sequence ATGATCCGCGTGGTCTTGCCGTACCATTTGCGGTTGATCGCGGAGGCGCAAGGCGAGTTGCGCCTTGAGGTGGATGATCCGCCGACGTTGCGCAGCGTGCTCGACGCGCTGGAGTCTAAATATCCCAAGTTGCGCGGGACGATTCGCGATCATGGCACGCTGCGGCGGCGGCCGTTTGTGCGTTTCTTCGCGTGCGAGCGCGATCTATCGCACGATGCGCCCGAGCTGCCGTTGCCAGAGCCGATCGCCAGCGGCTCCGAGCCGCTGTTGATTGTCGGGGCCATGGCCGGCGGATGA
- a CDS encoding SRPBCC domain-containing protein codes for MSTIAAESAMSTFEIIKEIKITAPPEIVFESILAQLGPDCEMPGGEPFPMRLEAWPGGRWYRDLGNQTGHNWGHVQVIKPPTLLEICGPLFMSYAAVSHLQYRLTTDGKDTRLKFVHTALGLITPDHRDGVGEGWGYWLTKIREIAERRA; via the coding sequence ATGTCGACAATCGCCGCCGAGAGCGCCATGAGCACGTTCGAAATCATCAAGGAGATCAAGATCACCGCCCCGCCCGAGATTGTCTTTGAGTCAATTCTCGCGCAACTGGGGCCAGATTGCGAAATGCCTGGCGGAGAGCCGTTTCCGATGCGTCTCGAAGCCTGGCCCGGCGGTCGTTGGTATCGCGACCTCGGCAACCAGACGGGCCACAATTGGGGGCACGTTCAGGTAATCAAACCGCCGACTCTCTTGGAAATCTGCGGGCCGCTGTTCATGTCGTATGCCGCTGTGTCGCATTTGCAATACCGCCTGACCACCGACGGCAAAGACACGCGGCTCAAGTTTGTTCATACTGCGCTCGGACTCATCACCCCGGACCATCGCGATGGAGTTGGCGAAGGTTGGGGGTACTGGCTGACGAAAATTCGCGAAATCGCCGAACGGCGCGCGTGA
- a CDS encoding carbohydrate porin, with amino-acid sequence MRPSLTAVRIVARPPSHAICQVAALLLSLVMFPERVAAQQAAAAPTPRLTGDWLGLRSRLEQDGVSILADSTNFYFGNTAGGRQQDFDFAGHGDYIMLMDGGKLWGQKGFSVKLRAEHRYGETIIDDVGAFFSPTIVANLPVPNSERLYLTNVLFTQALSENFAVFAGKMDTLDGDMNAFAHGRGKTQFSNIAFTFNPIAATTVPYSTLGAGFVILGESEQTLGFTVLNSIDTSGTSGFKELFNDGALLSAFVRTPTRFFDLPGHQLIGGTWNNRTYASLSDVYVDYPNIVIPKTRGSWSLFWNCDQYLVVDSEKPLHGWGAFARAGIADDNTSPLAWFLSFGVGGNSPLATRPADTFGVGWYYAATSNRLSPVFASQFGTIGDGQGIECFYNVQVTPAMRLTPDLQVITPAIESIDTALVVGLRAQLIF; translated from the coding sequence ATGCGCCCAAGCCTCACAGCCGTCCGTATCGTAGCGCGACCTCCGTCGCATGCCATATGCCAGGTTGCAGCGCTACTGCTTTCGCTCGTCATGTTCCCCGAGCGGGTGGCCGCGCAGCAGGCTGCGGCGGCGCCCACTCCGAGATTGACCGGCGATTGGCTTGGCCTGCGCAGCCGCCTGGAACAGGATGGCGTTTCGATCTTGGCCGATAGCACCAACTTCTACTTTGGCAATACCGCCGGCGGTCGCCAACAAGACTTCGATTTCGCCGGTCACGGCGATTACATCATGCTGATGGACGGCGGCAAGCTGTGGGGCCAAAAGGGCTTCTCTGTCAAGCTTCGCGCCGAACACCGCTATGGCGAAACCATCATCGACGATGTTGGCGCCTTCTTCTCACCCACCATCGTCGCCAACCTGCCGGTCCCCAATAGCGAACGCCTCTACCTCACCAACGTGCTGTTCACGCAGGCCTTGAGCGAGAACTTCGCCGTCTTCGCGGGCAAAATGGACACCCTCGACGGAGACATGAACGCCTTTGCGCATGGCCGCGGCAAGACGCAGTTCTCCAATATCGCCTTCACCTTCAATCCCATCGCAGCCACCACCGTCCCTTACTCGACGCTCGGCGCAGGATTTGTGATCTTGGGCGAGTCCGAACAGACGCTCGGCTTCACCGTTCTCAATTCGATCGACACCAGCGGTACCAGTGGCTTCAAGGAGCTATTCAATGATGGCGCGCTCTTGTCCGCGTTCGTGCGAACGCCGACCCGCTTCTTCGATCTACCCGGGCATCAACTCATCGGCGGCACCTGGAACAACCGCACCTATGCCTCACTCAGCGATGTCTATGTCGACTATCCCAACATCGTGATCCCCAAGACTCGTGGCTCGTGGAGTCTGTTCTGGAACTGCGATCAATACCTGGTCGTCGATTCCGAGAAGCCGCTGCACGGTTGGGGCGCCTTCGCTCGCGCGGGTATCGCTGACGACAACACCAGCCCACTGGCCTGGTTCCTCAGCTTTGGTGTCGGCGGCAACAGCCCGCTGGCGACACGCCCAGCCGACACCTTCGGCGTCGGGTGGTACTACGCCGCCACCAGCAATCGGCTCAGTCCGGTCTTTGCATCGCAATTCGGCACGATCGGCGATGGACAGGGAATCGAGTGCTTCTACAACGTGCAGGTCACGCCCGCTATGCGACTCACCCCCGACCTGCAAGTAATCACGCCGGCGATCGAATCGATCGATACCGCTCTCGTGGTCGGCCTGCGCGCTCAGTTGATCTTCTAA
- a CDS encoding SRPBCC family protein — translation MLIKIAIALVVIVALLLVALLIAAAMKPDRLHVRREATIGAPPERIFPLINDFRRWTEWSPYEKRDPALKRTYSGAECGKGAVYEWSGNSQVGQGRMEMIEVAEPNRVRIRLDFIKPMTSSNTAEFTLAPQGNSTRIAWDMQGPTSFMMKVSSVLMNLDKMIGSDYEVGLANLKAIAEKK, via the coding sequence ATGTTAATTAAGATCGCAATTGCCTTGGTCGTGATCGTGGCCCTGTTACTGGTGGCGCTATTGATTGCGGCGGCCATGAAGCCCGACAGGTTGCATGTGCGGCGCGAGGCTACGATTGGGGCCCCGCCCGAGAGGATATTTCCGCTCATCAACGACTTTCGTCGCTGGACCGAGTGGTCGCCGTATGAGAAGCGCGATCCCGCGCTCAAGCGGACCTATAGCGGGGCCGAGTGCGGCAAAGGGGCGGTGTACGAGTGGTCTGGCAATTCTCAGGTTGGTCAGGGTCGCATGGAGATGATCGAAGTGGCGGAACCCAATCGGGTGAGAATCCGCCTCGACTTCATCAAGCCGATGACGTCGAGCAACACCGCGGAATTCACCCTGGCGCCGCAGGGCAACTCCACGCGTATCGCCTGGGACATGCAAGGTCCAACCTCATTCATGATGAAGGTGAGCAGCGTGTTGATGAACCTCGACAAGATGATCGGCAGCGACTACGAGGTGGGTCTGGCCAATCTCAAAGCGATCGCGGAAAAGAAATAG
- a CDS encoding metalloregulator ArsR/SmtB family transcription factor: MPRVTADADVFSAIAEPRRRQIIDLLAKGGSCAVGDIVTVLKLPQPAVSKHLSVLRKLDLVSVRKQGQQRHYQLNAHRLKPVHDWVKAYERFWDHQLGRIRQRAERQAGQRPTK, translated from the coding sequence ATGCCGCGAGTCACTGCCGATGCCGATGTCTTTAGCGCAATCGCCGAACCGCGGCGTCGGCAGATTATCGATCTGCTCGCCAAAGGCGGATCGTGTGCTGTAGGAGACATTGTCACGGTGCTCAAGTTGCCGCAGCCTGCGGTTTCCAAGCACTTAAGCGTGCTGCGCAAGCTGGACCTGGTGTCCGTCCGCAAACAAGGTCAGCAGCGTCACTATCAACTCAACGCCCATCGGCTGAAGCCGGTGCATGATTGGGTGAAAGCGTACGAGCGCTTTTGGGACCATCAACTCGGTCGAATCCGCCAGCGCGCCGAGCGTCAAGCTGGCCAGCGCCCAACGAAATAG
- a CDS encoding exo-alpha-sialidase: MSAVRVLVGTRKGAFILTSDGKRERWEVSGPHFAGWEIYHLKGSPVDTNRIYASQSSGWFGQMIQRSSDGGKTWETVGNEFLYDGPTGTHQWYDGTQHPWEFKRVWHLEPSLTDPDAVYAGAEDAALFQTTDGGQSWRELPGLRNHKSGPLWQPGAGGMCLHTIVLDPSDAKRIYIAISAAGAFRTDDGGQSWRPINRGLKSEGIPDPNAEVGHCVHRIAMHPSRPGVLFMQKHWDVMRSDNAGDDWQEVSGNLPTDFGFAIDVHAHEPETIYVVPIKSDAEHFPIDGQLRVYRSRTGGNDWEALTKGLPQRDCYVNVLRDAMAVDSLDECGVYFGTTGGQVYASNNSGDSWQPIVRDLPAVVSVEVQTLP; the protein is encoded by the coding sequence ATGAGCGCAGTGAGAGTGTTGGTGGGCACCCGCAAGGGCGCATTCATTTTGACGTCGGATGGCAAGCGCGAGCGGTGGGAGGTAAGCGGTCCCCACTTCGCGGGCTGGGAGATCTATCACCTGAAAGGTTCCCCCGTCGACACCAACCGCATCTACGCCTCGCAGTCGAGCGGCTGGTTTGGGCAGATGATTCAGCGCTCCAGCGACGGCGGCAAGACCTGGGAGACCGTCGGCAACGAGTTTCTATACGACGGGCCCACCGGCACGCATCAATGGTACGACGGCACCCAACATCCTTGGGAGTTCAAGCGCGTGTGGCATCTGGAGCCGTCGCTCACCGATCCGGACGCCGTTTACGCCGGCGCCGAAGACGCCGCCTTGTTCCAAACCACCGACGGTGGCCAATCGTGGCGCGAGTTGCCGGGCCTGCGCAATCACAAGTCGGGACCACTTTGGCAGCCTGGCGCGGGGGGCATGTGCCTGCACACCATCGTGCTCGACCCCAGCGATGCAAAACGAATCTACATCGCCATTTCCGCCGCTGGCGCCTTCCGCACCGATGATGGCGGCCAATCGTGGCGCCCGATCAATCGCGGCCTCAAGTCCGAAGGCATTCCCGACCCTAACGCCGAGGTAGGCCACTGCGTGCATCGCATCGCCATGCATCCATCGCGTCCGGGCGTTCTGTTTATGCAAAAGCACTGGGACGTCATGCGCAGCGATAATGCCGGCGACGACTGGCAGGAGGTCAGCGGCAACTTGCCTACCGATTTTGGCTTTGCCATCGATGTGCATGCCCATGAGCCGGAGACCATCTACGTGGTGCCGATCAAGAGCGACGCCGAGCATTTTCCGATTGATGGGCAGCTTCGCGTCTATCGCAGCCGCACCGGCGGCAACGACTGGGAGGCGCTCACCAAGGGATTGCCTCAACGCGACTGCTACGTGAACGTGCTGCGCGACGCGATGGCGGTCGATTCGCTCGATGAGTGCGGCGTGTATTTTGGCACCACGGGCGGTCAGGTGTACGCATCGAACAACAGCGGCGATAGCTGGCAGCCGATCGTACGCGACCTGCCCGCGGTCGTCTCGGTCGAGGTGCAAACGCTGCCATGA
- a CDS encoding twin-arginine translocation signal domain-containing protein, giving the protein MTSPSHSNRRDFLRWTGAAGAGLTIATTTSLSRAQNDNAPDAKIDPKLALGRLMEGNKRFVSGQSRRTGRSPADFATDAAGQAPFAAIIGCADSRVSPELVFDQDVGDLFVVRIAGNVFSGSGPLVKGSIEFAVAELGVRFIMVLGHSKCGAVAAAIQHIESTDALPGSIGGLVELVKPAVVAAKGQPGDKLDNVIKANVQRCVARVKGLDPILSKMVDKGELQVAGGVYELSTGAVEIVA; this is encoded by the coding sequence ATGACTTCGCCATCGCATTCCAATCGCCGCGATTTTCTCCGCTGGACCGGCGCCGCGGGCGCGGGACTAACCATCGCCACCACTACTTCGCTCTCGCGCGCTCAAAACGACAATGCCCCTGACGCGAAGATCGATCCCAAATTGGCCCTCGGCCGTTTGATGGAAGGCAACAAGCGTTTCGTCAGTGGCCAGTCGCGGCGAACCGGTCGCTCCCCAGCCGACTTTGCCACCGACGCCGCCGGCCAGGCGCCATTTGCGGCAATCATTGGCTGCGCCGACTCGCGCGTCTCGCCCGAGTTGGTCTTCGATCAGGACGTGGGCGATCTGTTTGTGGTTCGCATTGCCGGCAATGTCTTCAGCGGTTCGGGGCCCTTGGTCAAGGGGAGCATCGAGTTCGCCGTAGCCGAACTCGGTGTTCGCTTCATCATGGTGCTCGGCCACAGCAAATGCGGTGCGGTGGCGGCAGCCATCCAGCACATCGAATCGACCGACGCGCTGCCGGGCTCAATTGGCGGATTGGTCGAGCTCGTCAAGCCGGCGGTGGTCGCGGCCAAGGGCCAGCCGGGCGACAAGCTCGATAACGTGATCAAGGCCAACGTGCAGCGCTGTGTGGCCCGCGTGAAGGGTTTGGATCCGATCTTGTCGAAGATGGTCGACAAGGGAGAGCTTCAGGTTGCCGGCGGCGTCTATGAATTGAGCACCGGCGCCGTTGAAATTGTTGCCTGA